TttcaaacaccaaaaaaagGCATCCAAAGTAGTGGTTGACAACAGTGAAGCTGAAATTCTCCTTGAAACTATACatggtaaaaaatattttcttattataataataaaaaggattATTTGAGGTTCCACGGAGTGTCCAcctaaatataaaatctttcttCCAAAAGAAGTCACATGACATTTTTGTTTGTAGCTCTCCAAAATGTAATATTactgttttatattaaaatttaaatatataaacttagaTTTAGTTTTACAAAAAGAGTTGAATAAATAATcttgaaaactaaaataataaaatatacaatataaaaatggtaatattacattttttacatttagttttacaaaagagttaaataaataaacttggaaattaaaataagaaaatatataatataagaaatggtaatattacattttctaaatttggtttacaaaaaaactaaataattttttaactgtccataatgtaatattaccattttatattaaaaagttaaataaataaacttatatttagttttacaaaaagttaaataaataaacttaaaaactaaaataagaaaatatacaatataaaaatggtaatattacattttttacatttacttttacaaaaaaaaaattaataaataaacttggaaattaaaataaaaaatatacaatataagaaatggtaatattacatttttttacaaaaagagttaatttttttgtaactgtccataatgtaatattaccattttatattaaaatatctaaataaataaacttagatttagttttacaaaaaagttaaataaataaacttgaaaactaaaataagaaaagatacaatataaaaatggtaatattacattttttacatttagttttacaaaaagttaaataaataaacttggaaattaaaataataaattatacaatataagaaatggtaatattacattttttatatttagttttacaaaaaaagttaaataaactTGAAAATTAAAGACTCGCCATGGAGAATTACGATCCCAAACCAGATGAATTCGTGTTGGTGTTGTGGACCTGTGGTTTCTGGTAACGAGAACAAACTCGATGTGAGTATAGTTGCAGATAGGTTGACTACGGAGAAACTTTCATTGTACGATAAAGAATTTGATTACTTGCTTTGTGATTTAAAGTACGATGCTGAAGAGTCCTTGGTTCATGGTAAAGTGGGGATTGTTaaggatgatgatgaagatgtagTTGAAGTTGTGGAGTTTGCAAGGCAAGGCATGCCTGTGGTGGAGGAGATAGGGACAATGATTTTTGCAGAGGTTTTAGGGAGGACGTTGAGTGGAAGGCCTTTGCCTTCTTTTAGACGTTACTTAGGAGAATAGCTTGGCACCAAGTGAGGCAGGTCTCTTTTTCTTCCTTGATTTCAAGAACTATTCTTGGTTGATTTGTCAAGAAAATTCTAATGAATGGTAGGTTGTTATGTGGCAGATCAAACAGCTTAATGAGCCGATTGACGTTAAGATAACTGAGTGGAATATTGGCGGGCTTTTCACCAGACTTGAGGTAGGCTTCACATGTTGGCTTAGAGTTCATGCCATTTTAGTGGATttaatagcttttttttttaatttcaggGATTGAGAGGTTTTAACAGCAGGTCAAAGTGTTAACAAACAAGACAAGATATGTACGTCATCATTTTGTCCGAACAAAACTTTGCATAAGATTTGAATCGCAATCAAATACAAAGAAAATCCATTCAGATGAATGTTTCATTGTGGTTAATAAGAAACTGTAAACGAACATCAAAACTGCTTAAATCACACAGAAACATTTCTAAACAAAACAAAGGCATATAACTTTGAAAGCTATCGAAAATTGCTAAAGTTAcgacaacaaacaaacaaaaaactcaAAAGAGCAAATTTAATGTTTAGATAGATTGGCTTTCTTTTATTGCGGATGGAGGAGAAATATAAAGAGATCATTCCTCGCGCCAAGTTTGCTCGCACTTGACGCATCTATAAAATCTCGATTCTGGCTCATCCGCTGAACGAATCTGCATTGTTTTGAAGTATGCCTTGTCGTGTCCGCATCTTGGACACGGTGCtgacaaacaaacacacaaagaatccaataaataaatgattataATCAAAGAAGATCGAAGATGAAAAATAAATGGGATTCATTCTGTATAACCAGCAAAACAATTGAGATAAACGCTTTCATAACTAAGTCATCAATGATGTATTTTTGACTCACTAATTCAAGTGTACTACCAATTTTTATTGATTTGCTCTTTATATCGTCAACCAATCAACGATACATTAAGAATACTAACAGAACATTAACCGAAAAGCGAAAAGAATACCTTCAGTTTCAGGTCCTTTTGGTATATCATCTTTCTTCACAACTGCGTCAATGGATTTCTTAACCAGCAATTGCTTCTTCTTTATCTCAACCTGTTCAAAAAAGCACCCAGAGAGAGATAAACGACTTTTACCACAAACAAAGGGGTGGTTTTTGATTAGTTTAAGTAAGAATTAAGAAAAACCTGTCTTTCTATGCGGGCGATGTAAGGACATGTCGAGCAGAAGAACTGTGATTGACCGTAACGCAGCAAGTTCCCACATGTTGGACAGAACTCCATCTCGATCAATCTCTGAAACAAGAAGTCTGTTTTTTAAAATCCAACAACGGCTGAGAGATAAGGACAACATTAGGTGTCTTGCCCTAGGGCCCAATAGGAAGAGGAtccaaaacatatttatttattgttaaaataatttttatttttttaagtttttgtttttacatcCTATATTAAAAGAATCCCAACATGTATAtagcctttttattttattttgttactaATTTTGTCTTCCTACCTTATTTTTCTAAgggttgtttaaaaaaaaagaacccttcatttcttttttctaaattttaaaaacaacctTATGATGCATTGTAGATTTAGGATAATCATAagatatttatcttttaattatattagtaattttataattatcttagttagttattatctttaaaaaattttaattagttaattatttggtttgcatataaaattatttggtacctgaaattcaaaaaaattaagttcagtaatcaaaaccccaatcaattgatgccacaaaaaaaaaaaccaatcaaTTTCGAGAACAATCATTAATCAGAACGTATAAACATCAAACAGATCCAACCAAGAAACTAATCTCCGATCCAAGGATAACAACGCAGATGATCACATAATAACTCTAAAATCGAATTCCACAATCGACGAACTCTAACTACGAATCAAATTCAAAGAACAGCGAACAACTCGCTATCGAACGGAACAATAAATCGAAGAATAGATCACAAAACTCACCTTGATCGTAACTTGCGGTTTGGGAGAGAATTGATAATCGAATTTCGAAACCTAATTTGTGGAGGAGTTGAGGTCGCAAGTAGGGATGTTAAAACGGGCTTACCCGCCCATTTACGTCTAAGTCCGTTTACGTCCAAGCCCGTTTAATAAATGTCCATTTAAAGCCTGTTTAAATCAGACCCGTTTAGAGCCCGTTTATGTGAAACCCATTTAACACTAAACCCGTTTCAAGCTcgtttacttaaaaaaaaatgaacatgaCCTATTTGTATCATATCATTTCTCTTTGATGAAACCTGTTAAATACCTgtcaaataaaatatgaatcCAGAACCTTACATTGTTTTGcttcaaataaaaattcaaagtttataaatcacaagtcacaacataattaaaaaataaagtttacgCTTCACACTAAGTGTCCATAAGTTACTCTTTTCCTTCTTGAACTACCAGGATCTGATGTAAACTGATGTAAAACAGGTGCATATGATAAAGCATATGTTCGTGAAACCTGTTCACAAATCATATTTCTTCAGCTAAGCTATGATAAAGCAATGAAACTTGAGAGGGAAGATGTGATCAGATGTAACATCAAATACAAGAAGAGCTACTTAAATCCTATTGAATAATTCAACACCATAATCACAGCTACAATCAGAGAACCGTAGGTTCTAAGTTAGAACTTCTAACAAACCAAACTAATACATTAAGCGTAGAATGTTAATCTATCAGAACAAGCAAACCTTCTCAACCCAATGAAGCCACACAAAAGTACAAAACCCATAGCCCTAAGTCCCTAACTCTATGTAAAGACAAAGCAATGATCCATTTTTAAACAAACCcacaaattaattgaaaaaacacTTACGAAATTAGTTTGAAACGAACCTTGATACAAGGAAGACACGAGGTGgagagagtgaagaagaagaagtagaagacACAAGATGAAAGGAGGCAAGGAGACTTCCTAATTCAGTGCTCCGTCTTCACCCAAAGTCAACGTCGGGTTTTCTTTGACCGATGAGCCTCTGTTTGCTTCCCAGACTCACCGGAGAGTTGACTCTTGAGCTCTGTTTCCGATTCTGAGAGCGAGTGTGTAAGCGTTTGGGGTTGTGTTGTAGAAACAGAGACGAAAGTTGTCGTTGAATGGTTGGAAGCCACGTACGTCGGGGTTGTATTCGATGGGAGGCAAGTCACAAGTcacagagaaggagaagaacgACGACAAACAGAGATTAGGGATGTTAACACCAGAAACGACGTAGTTTGGAGCAGGGAGAAAAAACTACATGGGCTGAATGGGCTGTctagttatttttaataaaacccATTTATTAAATGGACATAGGCGGACAAACCCGACGAAGCCCGTTTAATATTGTTAAGTAAACGGGTTTTATATGGACACAAAAATTAAACGGGCTTGGACGTAAATGTTTAGGACAAGCCCATTTTAACATCCTGGGTCGCAAGAGTTCGATTTACAGATGGATGAGAGAGGTAAGGCGGTCAAGAAATAACCAATACAATGTAGACACGTGTATTGTTTTGTCATATCAGCAATTTCTGTTTGGATTCAAGAGAATAAGATGGGCCGATCATTATCCATCAAATCAAACAAGGATCACGTAAAGACACACCCACAAAGAACAAGAACAGTCTTGATCCACAACAGCAAAAATTATATGTAGCAGAACAATAATATTTGATTGTAAATTTTCATGCAAACTAGTCTCTCATACTCACACACTCTGCAAACTTGGAAAAATATTGAatcaaaggaaaacaaaaatccaACTATACAAGAAAAGTTTCAGTGGAATTTAAAAAAGTTACGGGAGGAGagaaaatttttttctatagtattaaaataaccaaaccaaaagaaaagacaaaatcactattaacattttaatattaaaaaaggtAATAATCCATTAAGAGATCGGAATTAAAACTTCATGATGATAAGGATAAACTTACTATTCACACCGAGTTTGTAAGATAAGCCTTTGTTGTTGGTGGATCTGATTAAATCAAGATTCTCCTTGAACACCGAGAAACGGTGCTTTATCTCCTCCGCATGCTGATACTTTTTCCCATACCTTCAATCACCAAAACGAACTATACCAAAACGAATTATCAGTTTGTTTATCAAAGAGATGAACTAAAACTCGTCGGCTAATACATTGGTTGTAGAGAATGGGACTTACTTGTGAGTGAAGCGAGCGAAGGAGAGAACGTGATTGGATTGCCCTAAGATCTGGACAAAGGATTCCTCTACCTTCTGGAGATCGTCAGGGATAGGAGTGGAGTCATGGGATCCCATGAGAATCACAAGAACCACCAATAATAGCATTGCGCTCACAGACATGCTTCTCTCGTACTCTCGttcttgcttcttttttttttttttttttttttttttttctgtttctgcTTCAGTGTTTAGCTGGAGCCACTGTGAGAAGTGTCTTAATGTGCGATGACCTTTATATACCCAAAAAGTTTGTAATAATTTTGGTATAAAGTTATTTTGTATCTTTTATTTTGAAcgcttttttattaaaaaaataggaagttattttgtattgtattattatttactaagattaaataaattaataatataattttttaaaaatatttaatttacttttaactAAAAGTAGTATTAACTTATCTAAACAGATTGAAACCCAAGGATAATGGGAAGAAAGTTTTACGTTTTATTTACATAGTTTAgcatttgtatttgtttttgtttatcttCCGTTGCTGTAAAACATATTTAGCTGAATAGTTGATGTAATTTATTCagctattaaaattttatgggCATTTAGTGTGTCTCTTTGGAATGATGATTTGTATTTCTTCTTTTCAATTATTAATTGAAGGTATTTATTTTAACgtttcaatatatatactattaaaacagaaattatGACTTAattcatgtgtaatttttttttaatttggaccaccCATAGAaagttgtttaaatttttttttttaataaatatctaAGCTAGTTGAATATTTcctaacaaacaaatcaaatagaTACTCCTATATTTTCTCTCAAATTGTATATGAAAAAAGTCTTTTCAAATCctttttacaatataaatatatttcatttttcattaaaataaagcatttaaatatttaatcaatttcgtatttgtttaaaataaatgtatatttcatttttcactttaacaaaaaatttaattttttagttaatttcctgttatttgaaaattaatatatatttcattttaactaaaacaaacttttaaaatatctaattaatttttataattataaatctCATGTActatattttactaaatttacgATACTaacttaatataataaatttcaattaaatttttgatccTTAATCAATAAGATTTTTcaatttagaattttatatCACATGATTTAATATATGCTATCActgaaaattcaaaacatataaattaagttATTGTATGTGAACTATAAAATTGttgtgttttaaaatgttatattaaacaatttgtaatatgttaaatattatagttaactagataaaataaataattagatgtataaaaatggaaataatcACCCATCAAGATCTAGtgtatattttaatttcgtAGTATTGGTGGtgttaggggtgggcgttcgggtatccattcgggtttggtttggatctaatcgggtttcgggttttcgggtttaaagatttcagccccattcgggtatttctaaattttggttcgggttcggttcggatctttgcggattggttcgggttcagataacccatttaaattatttttaaaattttaatattcattatatgcttaaaatttctcaaaatcaataagtcaaaataatatattacatataaatttgtataatatatgtcaaaatactaaaattaacatataaattggtttgatttaaatatttggattgaaAATCAATAGATGTTTCAagcattttggtgttttgaatatattttagctatttaagacatttacttttgactatttatgtatatttttaagtattttagacaactttaaagtatcttatatattttggatgtttttaatacatgtttaatctaaaaataagtaatatatttaggtatataaatctatttcggttacattcgggtacccgagatACTTCGGttcgtgggaaacccggttatgctagacgtgatggccgtgggaaacccggttatgcagaaaATGTTGAGTAAGAGACGAGTCGCTCTTGGGTTGCTagtacgagatccccaagaatccgatccaacccgtcaacagccgagcaaccccaccgactacttcgaggatatgtagtttttttatatttctatttgtattatgaatttaaatattattgtatgaattttaaatgctttttttaaaaatatgtttttcattttcatattttgttttaaaatttaaattattttaaattctgaatattaaataaattaaaaataaatttaatatatatattaataataagaatcgatgtaaactccatgtaaattTTAACGAATGATTAACGTCGAaagatttacgagggttttacatcgaaagGTTTACGTGttctttacaacgaaagtatttacgtctGCTTTACATCGAAAGGGTTACGTGGATTTTACCACGAAATGTTACGTctcatttacgacgaaaccttgCCCTgtgctttacgaggaattattttcgtcgtaaacataacaagtcgtttacgacgaaatctccgttacgacggacgttttaCAACGAAACGTATTTCGAGGTTAATTCGTCGTCGTAAACGggttttacgacgaatttacgacgaatattgccctcgtaaaaaatatgttttcttgtagtgttgcgTTTATGTAGAGGTGGATAAAATGGGTggtctttatcaaaagaaaatcaCCAGTGGCTTTCTCGtatttaatattcaaaaattaaataatattaactttaaatatcatgaaaattatattaaatatttgtaaacaaTAATTGTTTAGTATAAATAAACTTAGTctgaaaaaataacaaatgatGATAATAAGCCGTTGCTTAGCCCGCTAATCTTATATTATATCCTCAtacataacaaaacaaataaaagggAGATTGTGGTTTTGATGTCTTGACCATATGCATAAAATGAGATAATGATGGATTGATTGaatttataaccaaaaaaaaagaactcacGTATACGCATGAGATGTAAAGCGagtttgataatttattttacacTTAATTATATGCGTGAGCATTTTAACATGGACCCAAAAACCCGAACCGGAATCGATCCGAAATAACAGGTTCGGGTACAGGTACAAGTATGTATAAATTAACCTGTTGGATATTTTATTCATGGATCCGTCGGTACATGTTCGTATCCGGGTAAGACCcgatacccgaacgggtattaatGGAACCgagaaaaaaacacaaatatgcgTGCTTCAAGTTACAGCGAGTTACTTAATGTTTTGTCTCAGACCTCGGTATCTCTTCCGGTCGTTTCCACTCCCCCAAACAGCCTTCAATCTtgaagaaaaccaaaaacacTTATCAATGAAACtggaaaccctaaatcatactcatctaatttcttctttttcactTTCTGAGACTTACACGTAATCTAAACCCTACTTTCTTAATTATGTGGTAATCTCgactttttatttttgattatggTTTGATTTcgtttttgatagatttattattCACTTGGTTTAGTTTTGATTGCTTAATAATGATTTTCTTGATTCACGTAATGGTGGATGTTAAAAGTTTCACTTGACTTGCTGTCTTGCTGTCTTACTTGAAACATATGTCTTTACTTGCTGGCTTGCTCGATGATTCACTTGATGACTAAGTTGCCATTGCTTGATTCTTTTGATTATtgacttttgttttgttgttttgtgaCTTGACTTTTGTTGATTGTTCAACTTGATTTTGAATCATATAATTCTTTGCGACTTGAATATTGTTTTGTTGCTTTGCGACTTGCGATGATACTCTTTATCAAAGTTTAAGCAAATAGATCATATGTTGGAATATTGTTAAAAACATATAAGTTTGATATGAAATTATGGGTATTTGGTTTTCAATGCTTGGTAAACAGGTTTGCATGGGTAAGGATTTCGGGTTTCAGGCTAAATTTTATCCGAACTACTGAAAGGTTAAATTTTATCCGAACTACTGAAAAATACCTGAAATTCATGGGACAAAACccaaaagaatctgaaaaaccTGTACCCGAACCGGAACCAGATGTGACCCGAAAATAACAGGTTATTTACAGGTTTTTAATTTTCAGACTCGAACCGACCGGGACCCGGtcagaaccgacccgaaccgaaaaactcTCAAGTATCTATTGGGTATAAATTTTTCAGACCCGAAAGATCCGGATCCGAAAGGAACCGGCCCGAACCTGACCCGAAGATCCGAACGTCCAAGCCTACTTGATTATTTGGATGTGTATTGAAGTTTTTAATGTTATACATAAAATTGACTTTGCACTTAATTGCCACATGATTCACGTTACCAGCATAATTGCACGTGACGAGCTGACATAAAACGAAATATTCATTTCCCCGCAGAAACAACCTACACGAATTTTCtgtcatgattttttttttttttttaaaatggcaaTTAATGAACAACGTTGAATCGTTGATGTTAGTCAAAGCCATAACTTTGTAAGCTATTACGATCAAGAAAGAAGATATTTCGGTCAAAGTAATATGTTGTTCGATTAAACACGCATGCATATATTATcaagtattttatatatatatatatattattattattattattatcaagtTTTGTCATATatagtttttgatttagaaaaaataagttATTGCTTTATTCGGTACATATAAAGAGaccataagtttttttttgaaaattaaagaGACCATAAGTTACAACAAACATAAACACTCCAAGGTGCACGCTTTCAAGAAATCCAATAAATATGCGAATGCATCATGCATTTATATGCTGATCACCATTCACCACAGAATGGGGTACGCTGCATATGCCGCAACACCTGAATTTCAACAACGAATCAACACAAAGTGAGCATCtgagaatctctctctctctcgccctTTTATTTTATTGGCTATATCCAAAATAATGTATATGTATACGATTATATATCTTAAATTCCACGATAAATGACTTACCACACATGTTCTTCCCCATCTCCACCTTGATGTAACCTTTCTCACCCCAATCCGTTCCCCATGAGTTCTGTATAAGCCAATATGGGACACCATCTTCAATTCCATAACCAACCACCAACATGAAATGGTTCAAGTCCTGACCGCCACATTTAAAAGACGAATTAAACACTAACTATATGATAAGTTAATGATTCTACTTGCAACGAAGTGTAATAAAGTCTCACCTTTGTAGTATCTCCACACTCATCACTAGAGTAGACTCCTTCCTCGTAAAAAGCGAATGAGTTTGTAACGTGAAATCCTACGGTAACTGGCCCAATGGATCCGACCCATTGCTTCAGTTTATTTTCATCAATCTGTTGTTTATCCAATCATCATTAACAGGTTACCTGAAAGTATATTTTATAGGCGGGTGAAAACCAAAATACGTAAAAGACGCTTACCGAAACGCCTACGCCATAGCTCTTGATTAATTTACCGACCACTAAAGGCTCATATCTGCATTTTCCCTGTGTACCTCCGTAAGGGTAAAATGATCGATAGTTGAGTTTGCGCTCTACGTTGTACTGAAAGGCGTTGGCAGCAGCGCCACCATCGCAGCCTTTGTTATTTGTAGAACAGTCCAGAAGCTGTTGCTCAGACAGGGAAATTCCGATTCCATATTTCTTACGGTAAGCAGCCTCAACAGCTCCAACTGAGCTGCGGTACCAAAATCGGCCAATATATGACAAACAAGCTTGACTTTTAAACTTACAGATGctacaattttaatttattttttacatcaAGAGTTCCTACTAAAATTTAAGgagataaatattttaatcactAGTTTACCTGATTGCCCAGCCAGCTTCACATTGTCCCTGATCTCTGACCGGGCTAACAATACCAGTTTTTGTCCAGTCTTTCTGCGGTTACACAATTTAAAgatcaaaaaaatcaaaccaaatatGAAAACGGCTAAACATGTtttctcaaaaatgaaaaacagGACGGATGGTTCATTACAGCACTAGGAGTTGTGGTTGTGTCTGTGAGATTGTGTCTGCCCTTGAAAATGCCGAAGCGAGAACAATCAAACTTGTTCCTTAGAAACTCTTGGTTGGTCAAATCAGCAAATTCTGTTTGGATTCAAGAGACAATAAGACAGGGCCAATCCTTATCCATCAAACCAAACAAGGATCACGTAAAGACACACCCACAAAGAACAACAACAATCTTGATTCATAACAgcaaaatctttatatatatagtagacTTTTTCCCTTCTTCCGACAAGTGGCAGGGGGGTTtgctgccacgtgtcatctttttgtctttttatattttagatccttcttcttttagattattgcaatttggttcactattttctaattatacattatctaatccttctcacactaaccatcatcatttgaattttgttaatatattttaatctattttattgttcaaaaaattgcaaaacgaataaagaaataagtaaaaaatataaatgtactttaaatatttaatttattcgcagctaaaaataacataaactttcgttattttattattttttactattttctattatttcatttacaactatctatttatcttaatattaaccaaactaaagcagaacacataatttaaacataaaaccacCATAAtcccagagaaaaaaaaaaccaaagaaacactaactcaataaaggtcCAGAGCTCAAAGGCGATCAAGAACGAAAACTAACTTACCCCACTTTATCATAGAGTATCTTGGCCAGAACAATCAAAATTAGGTAAAATGTAGAAATATAATCTTCAGATAAAGCAATCCCTCGAACACAAATGAGCGTGATCAAGGACCAATGCAAAGAACCAAGAAAGCGGATTAGAGTAAGAATAATCAACagaaggccaaaatcaccacgaAGCAGGAAGAGACATACATAACAAACGATaagcacaaccaccagctaagaggtaagaagcatctcacaaactaaacaagcacaaacaAGACGCCTATGCCGGGGAAGAACCACAAAATTCTGGATAGAtgggaccaaagctccaagagtcTAATATCACACATTTATACTAAGGGAAGAAGAGAACAACATGAGTGAGGGAGAAATGAAGCCAACCCCCGAGAAACATGAGTCCAGacttgagaccagaaacaaTCTTCCAAATCTACAGAGCATACTCGGAGGagaacactatccaaacctagagtggcaaacatggcgaaagagagagagagtcacagAGACGCAAGCAGGGTTGAAAGCTGCAACGAGATGAAAGAACATAGCTGGAAGGGTAGACAAAACGAAATCATCAAATCGTggagccgtcctcgagctatagaagtcagatcaccaaaaaccatatcttgaaaaccaagacgagagGGGAGTAACAAtggtaagccaacgacgaggaaaacaacttcaaagacgactaaactctgacccaacccaaagagatgcagttcctaacatcagctaaaatctaaggaagaagaggagcatcCAATATTGCATGGAGTAGCCTAAAATGATGCgagaaacaaccgcacaactgGGAACTCCTAAACCCGATCTACAATAAATACCAGAAATCTCAAGGTGAAGAAGGCGATAAAGAACAAGAGCATGAGGTGAGTCTTTTTTGGTGATGATGAGAAACACCGCATACCAGAAACGTAAAGAAAATACATAGATGTTGAAGGCTCAATGTAAAAATATGGGAAAAAAACGAAAACATCTTGAAAgttataatgttcaaaaatataaaaaaaattaaaagaaaattttgacgct
The window above is part of the Brassica napus cultivar Da-Ae chromosome C3, Da-Ae, whole genome shotgun sequence genome. Proteins encoded here:
- the LOC106386893 gene encoding DNA-directed RNA polymerase III subunit RPC10 translates to MEFCPTCGNLLRYGQSQFFCSTCPYIARIERQVEIKKKQLLVKKSIDAVVKKDDIPKGPETEAPCPRCGHDKAYFKTMQIRSADEPESRFYRCVKCEQTWREE
- the LOC106385145 gene encoding thiol protease aleurain-like, producing MSVRAVLALVVLVLLIGSHESTSISDALQKVEDLFVKILGQSNNVISFARFTNKYGKKYQNKEEIKHRFSVFQKNLDLIGSTNKKGLPFKLGVNKFADLTNQEFLRNKFDCSRFGIFKGRHNLTDTTTTPSAKDWTKTGIVSPVRDQGQCEAGWAISSVGAVEAAYRKKYGIGISLSEQQLLDCSTNNKGCDGGAAANAFQYNVERKLNYRSFYPYGGTQGKCRYEPLVVGKLIKSYGVGVSIDENKLKQWVGSIGPVTVGFHVTNSFAFYEEGVYSSDECGDTTKDLNHFMLVVGYGIEDGVPYWLIQNSWGTDWGEKGYIKVEMGKNMCGVAAYAAYPILW